Proteins co-encoded in one Chrysemys picta bellii isolate R12L10 chromosome 13, ASM1138683v2, whole genome shotgun sequence genomic window:
- the LOC101947187 gene encoding ribonuclease-like: MALRVPRPVLLLPFVLLGACLVLTSGQPWIEPNFMFLRKHVDYPKTKAPNANAYCNMMMKNRGLYGKPVNTFIHEPVSKINSICKEGGTRKIGGLRESKVEFSITQCVFDPDPLSISYIGIVKKRKIIIGCWNLYPVYYLEQI; the protein is encoded by the coding sequence ATGGCTCTGAGGGTACCCCGCCCGGTGCTCCTGCTGCCATTCGTCCTGCTGGGCGCCTGCCTGGTCCTGACCAGTGGGCAGCCATGGATCGAGCCAAACTTCATGTTCCTTAGGAAGCATGTAGACTATCCAAAGACTAAGGCCCCCAACGCCAACGCCTACTGTAACATGATGATGAAGAATCGGGGACTATATGGGAAGCCAGTCAACACCTTCATTCACGAGCCCGTCTCAAAAATAAACAGCATCTGCAAGGAGGGTGGGACACGCAAAATAGGTGGCCTGCGTGAGAGCAAAGTTGAATTCAGCATCACTCAGTGCGTATTTGACCCTGACCCACTGTCAATCTCTTACATCGGGATAGTGAAGAAGCGGAAAATTATCATTGGCTGCTGGAATTTGTATCCTGTGTACTACCTGGAGCAGATCTAG